From a region of the Ostrinia nubilalis chromosome 18, ilOstNubi1.1, whole genome shotgun sequence genome:
- the LOC135080862 gene encoding uncharacterized protein LOC135080862 has translation MSNVKLGIRVRPFTDRELRSEKDRIPVVSIVDNNTVTITNVKVSVSGAGDSRERVRRYYADYAFDSALPATHPDYVSQEKVFNTIGRQVIESVTRGNSTCVLAYGQSATGKTHTMMGTEADPGLVPRICRALAEVQPFDITVSFLEIYNERVHDLLAGESAPPTCHSLPRRRGNARKDLRVREHPDRGPYVQSVTVSVLVIYNERVHDLLAGESAPPTCHSLPRRRGNARKDLRVREHPDRGPYVQSVTVSVLVIYNERVHDLLAGESAPPTCHSLPRRRGNARKDLRVREHPDRGPYVQNLRRVAINDVAALLALVSEGSRRRRTAATRRNATSSRSHALLEIATASATLHLADLAGSEKAGWEGCDGRQKEGANINKSLVALSNVISALVSGRGRFVPYRDSALTWLLKDCFTGGASAFIIATVSPSVACYGESASTLRWAERARQLPSPRVTASRPALRTLYTQLLAELSRNHIQYIPETGKISYDDNHWKLYANNVKLQSPDSSEETAKIGNIMNLLHPKADAHSSTASSAASGSSDVINAMDKNIKIDITSEITKEVDKLFGPALERTQSNSDLKVIAPLRHKRRQYKSQEILPIVEKLHGDHTVDVMPSQSEVQIDDIRKIDKAKAPQIPILYDSQRAEIVASVTERLYNKIKKKEEAAASKMETVIDKKIMEPLSELKICTNARQRLMELSQKALRNKRRIGIPAHTQTKKMVTRVRDQGIDVQTDLEAYMLRNNKPSYTLHRDAATETMPMTPRCKEIAVGSKYGMLHFHDRSTITDEKKIVHRSSFVMTDVVTKSDRTTQTLIVPPPRRKRRVLCNCMKNSEKIKCSNENAAPVISINISQVYPADSESQTSDDNSDNTADNNSCGKSESVQNMPPDLLTNHSTLDPCCSKTVKIEQNAKVYNVNIPQEIEIANDTATSNSSKSLQNCDDFSDTEDCVLPRVSPDCLKRVDSSDMKDMILGRNENLYPYNIILSPPRAVDSTKRLVKFQDDTVPVSSVASQATCETQNKRTFYETNHNSEAIDNNIDNEANILDSQDTPSNSYSDSTDSSKVETDSFIWKKGGAASDRNKTNSLGQNYTPIYKGAKYAKAKAKLYREFLGLNKEVYDNDSSQTSSKHNDISSSDSVESRDTSNASFRRRKNILEDKLKLRCNHSNSFRSLEQELKISCNSLETSVNKYESYLSGYHNGKKGGYRTESSARTPTEYLQHLVQLRRQVVNGDCDTESSSLAK, from the exons ATGTCCAATGTTAAGTTAGGAATAAGAGTGCGTCCATTTACTGACAG AGAGCTTCGAAGTGAAAAAGATCGCATTCCCGTGGTTAGCATTGTCGATAATAATACCGTTACTATCACAAATGTAAAA GTGAGCGTGTCAGGCGCCGGCGACAGCCGCGAGCGCGTGCGCCGCTACTACGCGGATTACGCGTTCGATAGCGCTTTGCCCGCTACTCATCCGGATTATGTCTCGCAAGAAAAG GTATTCAACACAATAGGCCGCCAAGTAATCGAGAGCGTCACCCGCGGTAATTCGACATGCGTGTTAGCGTATGGACAGAGCGCTACGGGCAAGACCCATACCATGATGGGAACCGAAGCAGACCCGGGGCTGGTGCCGAGGATATGCAGGGCTTTGGCTGAGGTGCAGCCCTTCGACATTACTGtcag TTTCCTGGAAATCTACAACGAGCGCGTCCACGACTTGCTGGCGGGCGAGAGCGCGCCGCCCACGTGCCACTCGCTGCCCCGGCGCAGGGGCAACGCTCGCAAGGACCTGCGCGTGAGGGAGCACCCCGACAGAGGGCCCTACGTGCAAA GTGTTACTGTCAGTGTCCTGGTGATCTACAACGAGCGCGTCCACGACTTGCTGGCGGGCGAGAGCGCGCCGCCCACGTGCCACTCGCTGCCCCGGCGCAGGGGCAACGCTCGCAAGGACCTGCGCGTGAGGGAGCACCCCGACAGAGGGCCCTACGTGCAAA GTGTAACTGTCAGTGTCCTGGTGATCTACAACGAGCGCGTCCACGACTTGCTGGCGGGCGAGAGCGCGCCGCCCACGTGCCACTCGCTGCCCCGGCGCAGGGGCAACGCTCGCAAGGACCTGCGCGTGAGGGAGCACCCCGACAGAGGGCCCTACGTGCAAA ATCTCCGAAGGGTAGCCATCAATGACGTGGCAGCGCTCTTAGCACTGGTGAGCGAAGGCTCGCGCCGTCGTCGCACGGCTGCTACCAGACGCAACGCCACATCTTCGCGGTCCCATGCTCTCTTGGAGATAGCTACCGCCAGTGCTACTCTTCATCTCGCTGACTTGGCTGGCAG TGAGAAAGCTGGCTGGGAAGGCTGCGACGGCCGCCAGAAAGAAGgcgcaaacataaataaatcgtTGGTTGCTCTTAGCAATGTTATTTCAGCgttag TAAGCGGGCGTGGGAGGTTCGTTCCATACCGCGACTCTGCCCTTACTTGGCTGCTGAAGGACTGCTTCACGGGAGGCGCCTCCGCTTTTATTATCGCTA CTGTGTCCCCAAGCGTCGCGTGCTACGGCGAGTCGGCGTCGACCCTTCGTTGGGCGGAGCGCGCGCGCCAACTACCGTCGCCGCGCGTCACCGCCAGCCGTCCGGCTCTGCGCACATTGTACACACAGCTGCTAGCAGAACTTAGCAGGAATCACATTCAATAC ATACCTGAAACTGGAAAAATTTCATACGATGATAATCATTGGAAATTGTATGCGAACAATGTAAAGCTGCAATCTCCTGATTCCTCCGAAGAAACTGCAAAAATAGGTAACATTATGAATCTGTTGCATCCGAAAGCCGACGCTCATTCTTCCACCGCCTCATCAGCAGCGAGCGGTAGTTCGGATGTTATCAACGCGAtggataaaaatatcaaaatcgatataaccaGTGAAATAACCAAAGAAGTAGACAAATTATTTGGACCTGCACTAGAAAGGACACAAAGTAATAGTGATCTCAAAGTCATTGCTCCACTTAGACACAAGCGTAGGCAATACAAATCACAAGAAATTCTACCTATTGTTGAAAAATTACACGGAGATCACACAGTTGATGTGATGCCCAGTCAAAGTGAAGTTCAGATTGACGATATAAGGAAAATAGATAAAGCAAAAGCTCCACAAATTCCTATTCTATACGACAGTCAACGAGCCGAAATAGTAGCTTCAGTTACTGAAAGactatacaataaaataaagaaaaaagaagagGCAGCTGCATCGAAAATGGAGACAGTTATAGACAAGAAAATAATGGAACCGCTGAGCGAATTAAAGATTTGTACTAATGCGCGGCAACGGCTCATGGAGTTAAGTCAGAAAGCGTTACGAAACAAACGGAGAATAGGTATTCCGGCTCATACGCAAACGAAAAAAATGGTCACTCGAGTTAGAGATCAAGGTATCGACGTACAAACAGATTTAGAGGCGTATAtgttaagaaataataaacctAGTTACACACTTCATCGCGATGCAGCCACTGAAACTATGCCTATGACTCCTCGGTGTAAAGAAATTGCTGTTGGTTCTAAATATGGAATGTTACATTTTCACGATCGATCTACTATAACCgatgaaaagaaaattgttcaCAGAAGCTCTTTCGTTATGACTGACGTAGTAACTAAAAGTGATCGCACAACGCAAACTCTAATAGTGCCACCGCCAAGAAGAAAACGACGTGTATTGTGTAATTGCAtgaaaaattctgaaaaaattaaatgttctaATGAAAATGCGGCACCAGTTATAAGTATTAACATTTCACAAGTTTATCCTGCTGATTCAGAGTCACAAACATCTGATGATAATTCCGATAATACGGCTGACAATAATAGCTGTGGCAAATCGGAATCAGTCCAGAACATGCCTCCTGATTTATTAACTAATCATAGTACACTTGATCCTTGTTgtagtaagactgttaaaattgAACAGAATGCTAAAGTTTATAACGTAAATATACCGCAAGAAATTGAAATAGCAAATGACACTGCCACCAGCAATTCCTCGAAATCATTACAAAACTGTGACGACTTTTCAGATACGGAAGATTGTGTCTTGCCCCGTGTCTCTCCAGATTGTTTAAAAAGGGTAGATTCCAGTGATATGAAAGATATGATTTTAGGTCGCAATGAAAACTTGTACCCATACAATATTATTCTGTCTCCACCTCGAGCAGTGGATAGCACAAAGAGATTAGTGAAGTTCCAAGATGATACTGTTCCTGTTTCCTCCGTCGCTTCGCAGGCTACTTGTGAAACACAGAACAAAAgaacattttatgaaacaaatcaCAACTCCGAAGCCATTGATAATAATATAGACAATGAAGCGAATATTCTGGACAGTCAAGATACGCCCTCTAATTCTTATTCAGATTCTACAGACTCAAGTAAAGTAGAAACTGATTCATTCATCTGGAAGAAAGGCGGTGCAGCGTCTGACAGaaataaaaccaatagtttgggtCAAAACTACACACCGATTTACAAAGGGGCAAAGTATGCAAAAGCCAAAGCAAAGTTGTATAGAGAATTTTTAGGTCTGAATAAAGAGGTGTATGATAATGATTCCTCCCAAACATCATCAAAGCATAATGATATCAGTTCGAGCGATAGTGTTGAATCGCGTGACACGTCTAATGCTTCTTTTAGGCGAAGAAAAAACATTCTCGAAGATAAGCTGAAGTTACGGTGCAACCACAGTAACAGTTTTAGGAGCCTTGAACAAGAACTGAAGATTTCGTGCAATAGTTTAGAAACTTCCGTGAATAAATACGAGAGTTATTTGTCTGGTTACCATAATGGCAAAAAAGGTGGTTACAGGACTGAAAGTTCGGCTCGAACGCCCACAGAGTATTTGCAGCACTTGGTGCAGTTGCGGAGACAAGTCGTCAACGGAGATTGTGATACAGAAAGTAGTTCTCTTGCAAAATAA